One region of Drosophila subobscura isolate 14011-0131.10 chromosome J, UCBerk_Dsub_1.0, whole genome shotgun sequence genomic DNA includes:
- the LOC117893861 gene encoding cationic amino acid transporter 4 has protein sequence MPSSRRAIMKHILSGLCNKMNRTKVVPTDVMETPLNRCLTTFDIALLGIGHMVGAGIYVLTGTVAKEMAGPGIILSFVLAGFISMLAALCYAEFGTRVPKAGSAYVYTYISMGEFWAFVIGWNILLEHMLGAASVARAWSGYVNSMLGGWIGNTTLELTGGIHEPGLAQYPDVLAFLVCIVYAAALASGVKATAVINSLLTLVNIAVMVLVISVGFWYADTKNWSEAEGGFLPYGVGGVIAGAATCFYAFVGFDSIATSGEEAKSPATSIPIATIISLCVVTVGYILVSAALTLMIPISDINPAASLPEAFGQLNLSWAKYIISIGALCGMTTTLLGSLFALPRCMYAMASDGLLFSCFGKVNAKTQVPLLNLAVSGVLSATLALVFDLAKLVEFMSIGTLLAYTIVSASVIILRYRPMSRLHNPIRAPDTPGSPDDVSDEDSMSQSSLDTASSPTNFLIEEGLAGRLKTKFRYLEPLLGRFEPGSVVSVAVMLYIGLCFAICVELKVSWTELYSGTWWALLFYGFIIFAACLCVAVMAVHNQNTRGLIFKVPLVPFVPALGIFCNILLMVHLDAVTWVRFFVWVCIGLVVYFLYGIHHSNEGETCSSYSILMTSSEAGKLPWGSVKGFASGKIGRHTAIERFTGRTKTEDKRTIAEESDNDAAGYS, from the exons ATGCCGAGCTCAAGACGTGCCATCATGAAGCACATATTGTCCGGActgtgcaacaaaatgaatcGCACTAAAGTGGTGCCCACTGACGTAATGGAGACGCCGCTGAATCGCTGCCTGACCACCTTTGACATTGCTCTGCTTG GCATTGGACATATGGTTGGGGCTGGCATATATGTGCTGACTGGAACGGTGGCCAAGGAAATGGCAGGACCTGGCATTATACTCTCATttgtgctggctggcttcaTCTCAATGCTGGCAGCTCTCTGCTATGCGGAATTTGGAACGCGAGTGCCCAAGGCTGGCTCCGCTTACGTCTACACCTACATATCAATGGGTGAGTTCTGGGCATTTGTCATTGGCTGGAACATACTGCTGGAGCACATGCTGGGCGCTGCATCGGTGGCGCGTGCCTGGAGCGGCTACGTAAACTCCATGCTGGGTGGATGGATTGGCAATACAACCTTGGAGTTGACGGGCGGCATCCATGAGCCAGGACTGGCCCAGTATCCGGACGTACTTGCTTTTCTGGTCTGCATCGTCTATGCCGCAGCCCTGGCCAGCGGCGTGAAGGCCACGGCGGTCATCAATAGCCTCCTCACCCTGGTCAACATTGCTGTCATGGTGCTCGTTATCAGTGTGGGCTTCTGGTATGCGGACACCAAGAACTGGTCAGAGGCTGAAGGCGGTTTCCTGCCCTACGGCGTTGGGGGTGTCATTGCGGGCGCCGCTACCTGCTTCTACGCGTTTGTCGGCTTCGACTCGATTGCCACGTCGGGGGAGGAGGCCAAGAGTCCCGCCACATCCATACCCATAGCCACGAtaatctctctgtgtgtcgtCACGGTGGGATATATTCTGGTGAGCGCAGCGCTGACACTCATGATCCCAATTAGCGACATTAATCCAGCGGCCTCACTGCCGGAGGCATTCGGCCAACTGAATCTGTCCTGGGCCAAGTACATCATCTCAATCGGAGCTCTCTGCGGCATGACCACCACATTGTTGGGCTCGCTCTTTGCTCTGCCCCGCTGCATGTACGCCATGGCCTCCGACGGCCTGCTCTTTAGCTGTTTCGGCAAAGTGAACGCCAAGACCCAAGTGCCATTGCTGAATCTGGCCGTGTCCGGGGTTCTGAGTGCCACTCTCGCTCTGGTGTTTGATCTGGCCAAACTGGTGGAGTTCATGTCGATTGGAACACTGCTGGCGTACACCATCGTCTCGGCCAGCGTGATTATCCTGCGCTATAGACCCATGTCCCGACTCCACAACCCCATACGGGCACCCGACACCCCAGGCAGTCCCGATGATGTCTCCGACGAGGACTCAATGTCGCAGTCGAGCCTGGACACCGCATCTTCGCCCACGAATTTCCTGATCGAGGAAGGACTGGCCGGACGACTGAAGACAAAGTTCCGCTACCTTGAGCCACTTCTGGGACGCTTCGAGCCCGGTTCCGTCGTCTCTGTGGCTGTCATGCTCTACATCGGTCTGTGCTTTGCCATCTGCGTGGAGCTCAAGGTTTCGTGGACGGAGCTGTACTCGGGCACCTGGTGGGCCCTGCTCTTCTATGGATTCATCATATTTGCCGCCTGTCTCTGCGTGGCCGTTATGGCGGTGCACAATCAAAACACACGCGGCTTAATCTTCAAGGTGCCACTGGTGCCGTTCGTTCCGGCGCTGGGAATCTTTTGCAACATTCTGCTGATGGTTCACCTGGACGCTGTGACCTGGGTACGCTtctttgtgtgggtgtgcattGGTTTGGTGGTGTATTTTCTGTACGGCATTCATCACAGCAATGAGGGTGAAACGTGCTCCTCGTATTCCATATTAATGACATCCTCTGAGGCTGGAAAATTGCCCTGGGGTTCGGTGAAAGGTTTTGCGTCTGGAAAAATTGGAAGGCATACTGCCATAGAGAGATTTACGGGACGCACAAAGACGGAAGACAAGAGAACCATTGCGGAAGAGAGCGATAATGATGCTGCTGGGTATTCCTAA
- the LOC117894243 gene encoding tribbles, translating into MDNSGVQNNTTTAEADKIVIYSQPASPTVASAASPARSSGSSINHQHSPANGSSSGSSIEERLSPTMNAGSLFTPKKEFPSAKMLQTIREKLLTPGGACELWALGIAAEPTEKGLAGEQPVKLIKNRYLISAQPSHISAAAAAKTPASYRHLIDLTSSNLKCVDVFSGEQFLCRIINEPLDKVQRAYFQLQQDEDLCRSTIYGHSLIRPVHDIVPLSKDRTYIIIAQAQPGRDSVGLTGVYENLHTYIRHEKRLCEAEARAIFHQICQTVQVCHRNGIILRDLKLKRFYFIDEARTKLQYESLEGSMILDGEDDTLSDKIGCPLYTAPELLCPQPTYKGKPADMWSLGVILYTMLVGQYPFYEKANCNLITVIRHGNVQIPTTLSKSVRWLLLSLLRKDYMERMTATHIFLTPWLREQRPFHLYLPVNVEVDEDWDETESSDDGAAVMDEDEGGLCPLGDKHEYEDIGVEPLDYTRSTLQMAQASALSADVEMG; encoded by the exons ATGGATAACAGTGGAGTGCAGAATAACACTACAACGGCCGAGGCCGACAAAATAGTCATCTACTCCCAGCCCGCCTCGCCAACAGTAGCCTCCGCGGCCAGCCCTGCAAGAAGCAGCGGAAGTAGCATAAATCATCAGCATTCCCCAgccaatggcagcagcagcggcagcagcatcgaagAACGCCTGTCACCCACGATGAATGCGGGGTCACTTTTCACGCCCAAGAAGGAATTTCCCAGCGCCAAGATGCTGCAGACGATCCGCGAGAAGCTGCTCACGCCTGGTGGGGCCTGCGAGCTGTGGGCCCTGGGCATCGCCGCCGAGCCAACTGAAAAAGGTTTGGCCGGAGAGCAGCCGGtgaagctgatcaagaatCGTTACCTGATCAGCGCTCAACCTAGTCACATTTcggccgctgcggcagccaaAACACCCGCCTCGTATCGCCATCTCATCGATCTCACGTCCTCGAACCTCAAGTGCGTGGACGTCTTCAGTGGGGAGCAGTTCCTCTGCCGGATTATCAACGAGCCGCTGGACAAGGTGCAGCGGGCCTacttccagctgcagcaggacgaGGACCTGTGCCGCAGCACCATCTACGGCCACTCGCTCATCCGACCCGTGCACGACATTGTGCCGCTGTCCAAGGACCGCACCTACATCATCATTGCGCAAGCGCAGCCGGGTCGCGACTCTGTCGGCCTCACGGGTGTCTATGAGAACCTACACACCTACATCAGGCACGAGAAGCGACTGTGCGAGGCGGAGGCGCGTGCCATTTTCCACCAGATATGCCAGACGGTACAGGTGTGCCACCGCAACGGCATCATCCTGCGGGACCTCAAGCTGAAGCGCTTCTATTTCATCGACGAAGCCAG AACTAAACTGCAGTACGAATCGTTGGAGGGCTCAATGATACTCGATGGCGAAGACGACACACTGAGTGATAAGATCGGCTGCCCTTTATATACAGCACCGGAACTACTGTGCCCCCAGCCAACGTATAAGGGAAAGCCAGCGGACATGTGGTCCCTCGGCGTGATTCTCTACACGATGCTCGTCGGGCAGTATCCATTCTACGAGAAGGCCAACTGCAACCTCATCACTGTGATCCGTCACGGCAACGTGCAGATACCCACCACGCTGTCCAAGTCTGTGCGGTGGCTCCTGCTGTCGCTTTTACGCAAGGACTACATGGAACGCATGACCGCCACCCACATCTTCCTGACACCGTGGCTGCGTGAGCAGCGTCCGTTTCATCTCTACCTGCCCGTCAATGTGGAGGTGGACGAGGACTGGGACGAAACGGAGAGCAGCGACGATGGAGCAGCAGTCATGGACGAGGATGAAGGCGGGCTTTGTCCCCTGGGGGATAAGCACGAGTATGAGGATATCGGCGTAGAGCCACTCGACTATACGCGCAGCACACTGCAAATGGCCCAAGCCAGTGCATTGAGTGCGGACGTGGAAATGGGCTGA